In Nonomuraea muscovyensis, one genomic interval encodes:
- a CDS encoding RNA polymerase sigma factor: MTQRDRFEAVYDAYYPAIHQYAARRTGSPDDTADVISETFLTAWRRIGEVPEGERALLWLYGVARRVLANQKRGASRRAVLAERLRDELVADRPATPVDLAYVRTAFDGLPERDREVLALACWEGLTSEQIAKVVGCTAIAARARLHRARKRLAATLERQASSMIVMGEA; the protein is encoded by the coding sequence GTGACACAGAGAGATCGCTTCGAAGCGGTCTATGACGCGTACTACCCGGCCATACATCAGTACGCCGCACGCCGTACCGGCTCCCCCGACGACACCGCCGACGTCATCTCCGAGACGTTCCTCACCGCTTGGCGGCGGATCGGCGAGGTGCCCGAGGGGGAGCGGGCGCTGCTGTGGCTGTACGGCGTGGCCCGCCGGGTGCTGGCCAACCAGAAACGCGGTGCCTCACGCAGGGCCGTGCTCGCCGAGCGGCTCCGTGACGAGCTGGTGGCCGACCGGCCAGCCACACCGGTCGATCTGGCGTACGTCCGCACTGCCTTCGACGGGTTGCCCGAGCGGGATCGCGAGGTCTTGGCTCTGGCCTGCTGGGAGGGGCTGACCAGCGAGCAGATCGCCAAGGTTGTGGGATGTACGGCTATCGCGGCCCGGGCCCGCTTGCACCGGGCGCGCAAACGGCTGGCGGCGACGCTGGAGCGGCAGGCGTCCTCGATGATCGTGATGGGGGAAGCATGA
- a CDS encoding serine hydrolase domain-containing protein — MTLPHPAPGHDPSRRSALGFLGAVPLAAGGLLAAPAAAKANDVLSGSGWIPKDLRPGGAFDRYVKELADKDQFSGTVMIANRGRPVLARAYGWADKESKVPNKIDTIYALASASKPFTGLAVVQLVQQGKLRFYDLVSKHLDGLPAGMAEHITVHHLLTHTSGLGDARRPGEKPPPEKVYDSYEEQMADFWANLRTFELEFAPGTKKAYSSTGYTLLGELVAKVSGTSLQAYIRQNIFLPAGMKDSAYYDRRQWLANDRIAHPYMYQKDGTRVDAVRNLDKGSVYGDAGQGSNSARGWMGTGGGNGFSTAPDLVRFAVALQGGKLASRPYTELYVNGKISAKPLREDSSGNSVRGENFQAYGPVASIYNSQRIITHGGGAGGISTSWSVYLDMDWTAVILSNYDLQSIEPIIALERRLITGA, encoded by the coding sequence ATGACGTTGCCGCATCCCGCACCCGGCCACGACCCTTCGCGCCGTTCAGCCCTTGGGTTCCTGGGCGCAGTCCCGCTGGCGGCCGGTGGTCTCCTGGCCGCGCCGGCAGCCGCCAAGGCGAACGATGTCCTGTCAGGTTCTGGCTGGATTCCGAAGGACCTGCGCCCTGGAGGCGCCTTCGACCGGTACGTCAAGGAACTGGCGGACAAGGATCAGTTCTCCGGGACCGTGATGATCGCAAACCGCGGCCGCCCGGTCCTGGCGCGCGCCTACGGCTGGGCGGACAAGGAGAGCAAGGTCCCGAACAAGATCGACACCATCTACGCCCTGGCCTCGGCCTCCAAGCCGTTCACCGGGCTGGCCGTCGTGCAGCTCGTCCAGCAGGGCAAGCTCAGGTTCTACGACCTGGTGAGCAAGCATCTGGACGGCCTGCCGGCGGGGATGGCCGAACACATCACCGTTCATCATCTCCTCACGCACACCAGCGGTCTGGGCGACGCCCGGCGCCCCGGCGAGAAGCCGCCGCCGGAGAAGGTCTACGACAGTTACGAGGAGCAGATGGCGGACTTCTGGGCGAACCTGAGGACATTCGAGCTGGAGTTCGCCCCGGGGACGAAGAAGGCCTACAGCAGCACGGGCTACACCCTGCTCGGCGAGCTCGTGGCCAAGGTCTCCGGCACGTCGCTCCAGGCCTACATCCGCCAGAACATCTTCCTCCCGGCCGGCATGAAGGACTCCGCCTACTACGACCGCCGCCAGTGGCTGGCCAACGACCGCATCGCCCATCCGTACATGTACCAGAAGGACGGCACGCGGGTGGACGCCGTCCGCAACCTCGACAAGGGCTCTGTCTATGGCGACGCCGGCCAGGGCAGCAACTCGGCACGGGGATGGATGGGAACAGGCGGTGGCAACGGCTTCTCCACCGCCCCGGACCTCGTCCGCTTCGCGGTCGCGCTGCAAGGCGGCAAGCTCGCCTCCCGTCCCTACACCGAGTTGTATGTGAACGGAAAGATCTCCGCGAAGCCGCTGAGGGAGGACAGCTCGGGCAACTCGGTCCGCGGGGAGAACTTCCAGGCGTACGGACCGGTGGCCTCCATCTACAACAGCCAGCGCATCATCACCCACGGAGGCGGCGCAGGCGGCATATCGACGAGTTGGTCCGTCTACCTCGACATGGACTGGACGGCCGTCATCCTGAGCAACTACGACCTGCAGAGCATCGAGCCGATCATCGCCCTGGAACGACGTCTGATCACCGGCGCATAG
- a CDS encoding MarR family winged helix-turn-helix transcriptional regulator: MTEPDRSPASAELADRLTEVFDLVGPLYRRAQRKVEQDAPIEGLSVGVRAVLNLLREHGPMTVPQMGRAQALSRQFVQRMINDAAARGLVESVPNPAHKRSSLIRLTDQGRAAITAVIDRERAVLAQAGGGLTDADVAGCVRVLSHLLRFLDHVDVD, translated from the coding sequence GTGACCGAACCAGACCGCAGCCCGGCGTCCGCAGAGTTGGCCGACCGGCTCACCGAGGTGTTCGACCTGGTGGGCCCCCTGTACCGGCGCGCGCAGCGCAAGGTGGAACAGGACGCCCCCATCGAGGGGCTGTCGGTCGGGGTGCGCGCCGTCCTGAACCTGCTCCGCGAGCACGGGCCCATGACCGTCCCCCAGATGGGCCGCGCTCAGGCGTTGAGCCGCCAGTTCGTGCAACGCATGATCAACGACGCGGCCGCACGCGGTCTGGTCGAGTCCGTCCCCAACCCGGCGCACAAGAGGTCGTCACTCATCCGGCTGACCGACCAGGGCCGGGCCGCCATCACCGCCGTGATCGACCGCGAGCGCGCGGTGCTGGCCCAGGCCGGCGGCGGCCTGACCGACGCCGACGTGGCCGGCTGCGTCCGCGTGCTCTCGCACCTGCTGCGCTTCCTCGATCACGTCGACGTGGACTGA
- a CDS encoding alpha/beta fold hydrolase: MNDLFWLDIGSGRPLVLLHGGFLDHGMWDDQVPVFASRYRVIAPDARGHGRSANASEQYRLTDDLAALLRHLDTGPAVLVGVSMGASVAIDTALEHPELVSAVVVSGAGTSEPYFTDPWTTRAMTAWHSAMAAGDLDASVEGFVALSAGPHRSLDELDPVVVSRLRRMARSTMAKHTAGEPNLLVPVRDTWERVAKIDVPVLAVNGALDSPDHIGMAERLVSTVADGRTRSVEGAAHHPNMERPNVYNEILADFLRAL; this comes from the coding sequence ATGAATGATCTGTTCTGGCTCGACATCGGCAGTGGCCGGCCCCTCGTCCTGCTGCACGGCGGCTTCCTCGACCACGGCATGTGGGACGACCAGGTTCCGGTCTTCGCCTCGCGGTACCGGGTCATCGCACCCGACGCCCGCGGCCACGGCCGGTCCGCCAACGCCAGCGAGCAGTACCGGCTCACCGACGACCTCGCCGCGCTGCTGCGCCACCTGGACACCGGGCCGGCGGTCCTGGTGGGGGTCTCCATGGGGGCGAGCGTCGCGATCGACACCGCGCTGGAACACCCGGAGCTGGTCAGCGCCGTGGTCGTCAGCGGCGCCGGGACCAGCGAACCCTACTTCACCGACCCCTGGACCACCCGGGCGATGACCGCGTGGCACTCGGCGATGGCCGCCGGCGATCTGGACGCCTCGGTGGAGGGGTTCGTGGCCCTGTCCGCGGGCCCGCACCGCAGCCTCGACGAGCTCGATCCCGTGGTCGTGAGCCGCCTGCGCCGGATGGCCAGGAGCACCATGGCCAAGCACACGGCAGGCGAGCCCAACCTGCTCGTCCCGGTCAGGGACACCTGGGAGCGGGTCGCCAAGATCGACGTCCCCGTGCTGGCCGTCAACGGCGCCCTCGACTCACCCGACCACATCGGCATGGCCGAGCGCCTCGTCTCCACGGTCGCCGACGGCCGGACGAGATCCGTCGAGGGGGCCGCCCACCACCCGAACATGGAGCGGCCGAACGTCTACAACGAGATCCTCGCCGACTTCCTGCGCGCCTTGTGA
- a CDS encoding TetR/AcrR family transcriptional regulator, protein MTDPKGSRTKTVGSKRQRLMVATAQVVHRQGVERTTIADIARAADVPVGNVYYYFKTKDELVVAALGEHARHLRTLTDGLDRLADPRERLKGLVRAWVSQRDLAARYGCPTGTLAVELDKRDDGGLDAEAGRVIRLLLDWVEQQFRELGLADPGGLALTLVGAYQGMSLLANALRDPDVMTTQGERLLAWLDSLGGAPPAGDPA, encoded by the coding sequence GTGACTGACCCGAAGGGCTCCCGGACGAAGACGGTCGGCTCCAAGCGGCAACGGCTGATGGTCGCCACCGCCCAGGTCGTCCACCGGCAGGGCGTGGAGCGCACCACCATCGCCGACATCGCCCGCGCGGCCGACGTCCCGGTGGGCAACGTCTACTACTACTTCAAGACCAAGGACGAGCTCGTCGTGGCCGCGCTCGGCGAGCACGCTCGCCACCTGCGGACGCTCACCGACGGCCTCGACCGTCTCGCCGACCCGCGCGAGCGGCTCAAGGGCCTGGTGCGGGCGTGGGTCAGCCAGCGCGACCTCGCGGCCCGCTACGGCTGCCCCACCGGGACGCTGGCCGTCGAGCTGGACAAACGCGACGACGGCGGTCTCGACGCGGAGGCGGGCAGGGTCATCCGGCTGCTGCTCGACTGGGTGGAGCAGCAGTTCCGCGAACTCGGCCTGGCCGACCCGGGCGGGCTGGCCCTGACGCTGGTGGGCGCGTACCAGGGCATGTCCCTGCTGGCCAACGCCCTGCGCGACCCCGACGTCATGACCACGCAGGGCGAACGCCTGCTCGCCTGGCTCGACTCGCTCGGCGGCGCGCCCCCGGCAGGCGACCCGGCCTGA
- a CDS encoding SPFH domain-containing protein gives MNHRTVVASLAAALLVTGCSVTIPEPDQKGIVYDAGMFSDTTFQNCVEPGVRDVSGWGDKGYVYPAGQRTFEFAADPNDPSGVRTKPDAEAGPLTMWTKDPLEMRVSGVVTFSLTSDCKTLRQFHEQIGLKYEADTDAGWSKLLSVYIGQPLDRALDAASKEFAWRDLTYANPQAKQQWETKVAEYMGQFLREQGGTAFFDRFSVTLQQPQPPLKVREAMAAVQQAQEENTAQKAKNEKARTELEAIKALKDVLGAQGAVMWQAVKDGRIQIIVSDSGQINVTPNRSGGN, from the coding sequence ATGAACCACAGGACCGTTGTCGCGTCGTTAGCCGCCGCCCTGCTGGTCACCGGGTGCTCGGTGACCATCCCGGAGCCCGACCAGAAGGGCATCGTGTACGACGCGGGCATGTTCTCCGACACCACGTTCCAGAACTGCGTCGAGCCGGGGGTGCGCGACGTGTCCGGCTGGGGTGACAAGGGCTACGTCTACCCGGCCGGGCAGCGGACGTTCGAGTTCGCCGCCGACCCCAACGACCCGTCGGGCGTCAGGACGAAGCCCGACGCCGAAGCGGGACCACTGACGATGTGGACCAAGGACCCGCTGGAGATGCGGGTGTCCGGGGTGGTGACGTTCTCCCTCACCAGCGACTGCAAGACGTTGCGGCAGTTCCACGAGCAGATCGGGCTGAAGTACGAGGCCGACACCGACGCCGGCTGGAGCAAACTGCTCAGCGTCTACATCGGCCAGCCGCTCGACCGGGCCCTGGACGCGGCCAGCAAGGAGTTCGCCTGGCGCGACCTCACCTACGCCAACCCGCAGGCCAAGCAGCAGTGGGAGACGAAGGTCGCCGAGTACATGGGGCAGTTCCTGCGCGAACAGGGCGGCACGGCGTTCTTCGACAGGTTCTCGGTCACGCTGCAGCAGCCGCAGCCGCCGCTGAAGGTGCGCGAGGCGATGGCCGCCGTCCAGCAGGCCCAGGAGGAGAACACCGCGCAGAAGGCCAAGAACGAGAAGGCCCGCACGGAGCTGGAGGCGATCAAGGCGCTGAAGGACGTGCTCGGCGCGCAGGGGGCGGTCATGTGGCAGGCGGTCAAGGACGGGCGGATCCAGATCATCGTCTCGGACAGCGGGCAGATCAACGTCACCCCTAACCGGAGCGGCGGCAACTGA
- a CDS encoding putative hydro-lyase, which yields MTPPQDPARLTPREARALFRAGLVTPTSGWSAGWTQANLIALPRDRAYDFLLFAQRNAQSCPVLDVTEPGDVAASIFDGDLRTDLPAYRVYELGEQVAETTDVTSYWRDDLVCFLLGCSFTFESALIEAGVPVRHIEAGTNVPMYRTNLPCRSAGELWGPTVVTMRPVPAHLVPAAVRVTSRYPAVHGAPIHVGDPALLGITDLDKPDFGDPVEVRQGELPVFWCCGVTSQAAVMRSRPAFAISHAPGSMAITDVRDSAYAVP from the coding sequence ATGACACCACCTCAGGACCCGGCCCGGCTCACCCCGCGCGAGGCCCGTGCGCTGTTCCGCGCCGGACTGGTCACCCCCACGTCCGGCTGGTCGGCCGGCTGGACGCAGGCCAACCTCATCGCGCTGCCGAGGGACCGCGCGTACGACTTCCTGCTGTTCGCCCAGCGCAACGCCCAGTCCTGCCCGGTGCTGGACGTCACCGAGCCCGGCGACGTCGCCGCGTCGATCTTCGACGGCGACCTGCGCACCGACCTGCCCGCCTACCGCGTGTACGAGCTCGGCGAGCAGGTCGCCGAGACGACCGACGTGACGTCGTACTGGCGCGACGACCTGGTCTGCTTCCTGCTCGGCTGCAGCTTCACCTTCGAGTCGGCGCTGATCGAGGCCGGCGTGCCGGTCCGCCACATCGAGGCGGGGACGAACGTGCCCATGTACCGCACCAACCTGCCCTGCCGCTCCGCCGGTGAGCTGTGGGGCCCGACGGTCGTGACCATGCGGCCCGTGCCCGCCCACCTCGTCCCGGCCGCCGTACGCGTCACCTCCCGCTACCCGGCCGTGCACGGCGCCCCGATCCACGTGGGCGACCCGGCCCTGCTCGGCATCACCGACCTGGACAAGCCCGATTTCGGCGACCCGGTCGAGGTGCGGCAGGGGGAGCTGCCGGTCTTCTGGTGCTGCGGGGTGACGTCCCAGGCCGCGGTCATGCGGTCGCGTCCGGCGTTCGCCATCAGCCACGCCCCCGGCTCCATGGCGATCACCGACGTCCGCGACAGCGCGTACGCGGTGCCCTGA
- a CDS encoding 5-oxoprolinase subunit C family protein — protein sequence MGDPRLLEVLASGPMTTVQDLGRPGHGHLGVGRSGAADRGSLRLANRLLANPEGAAALEVTLGGLRVTAHGDLLVALTGAPCPATVTRRDGGRRQLGHNAVEPLPDGATLRLGVPGRGLRTYLAVRGGLDLPPVLGSLATDTLAGLGPPRPVQGALLPVGPAPAGFPALDLAPVADPACGDLLLHVLAGPRDDWFAPVALDRLCAEPYTVTTESDRVGMRLRGPVLERAMRGELPSEGVLPGALQVPPSGQPTLFLADHPLTGGYPVIAVVCSRDVDRAAQARPGQRVRFRLI from the coding sequence ATGGGTGACCCGCGCCTGCTGGAGGTGCTGGCCTCCGGCCCCATGACCACGGTGCAGGACCTCGGCCGGCCCGGCCACGGCCACCTCGGCGTCGGCCGGTCCGGCGCGGCCGACCGGGGCTCGCTGCGACTGGCCAACCGGCTGCTGGCCAACCCCGAGGGAGCCGCCGCCCTGGAGGTCACGCTCGGCGGGCTGCGGGTGACCGCCCACGGCGACCTGCTCGTGGCGCTCACCGGCGCGCCCTGCCCGGCGACCGTCACCCGCCGTGACGGCGGCAGGCGGCAGCTCGGCCACAACGCCGTCGAGCCACTGCCCGACGGCGCCACGCTCCGGCTCGGCGTGCCCGGCCGGGGCCTGCGCACCTACCTGGCCGTGCGGGGCGGCCTCGACCTGCCGCCCGTGCTCGGCTCGCTGGCCACCGACACGCTCGCCGGGCTCGGCCCGCCGCGCCCGGTCCAGGGCGCGCTGCTGCCGGTCGGACCGGCCCCGGCGGGGTTCCCGGCGCTCGACCTCGCGCCCGTCGCCGACCCCGCCTGCGGTGACCTGCTCCTGCACGTGCTCGCCGGCCCGCGCGACGACTGGTTCGCCCCCGTGGCGCTGGACCGGCTGTGCGCCGAGCCGTACACGGTGACCACCGAGAGCGACCGGGTCGGGATGCGGCTGCGCGGGCCGGTCCTGGAACGTGCCATGAGGGGCGAGCTGCCCAGCGAGGGCGTCCTCCCCGGCGCGCTGCAGGTGCCGCCCTCCGGGCAGCCCACGCTCTTCCTCGCCGACCATCCCCTCACCGGCGGCTACCCGGTGATCGCGGTCGTCTGCTCCCGCGACGTCGACCGGGCCGCCCAGGCCCGGCCCGGCCAGCGCGTCCGTTTCCGGCTGATCTGA
- a CDS encoding 5-oxoprolinase subunit B family protein, producing MRRVRRCGDTALLVELGRLEEVVALYEALTAEPVPGVTDVLPAARTLLIRCDSPAGLGAAESAVHAARPAAGRPARAGEVEIPVVYDGADLAGVAALTGLSEREVVAAHTGTPWTVAFCGFAPGFGYLSGGDPRLVVPRRPEPRVRVPAGSVALAAEFSAVYPRESPGGWRLIGRTALAVWDLAADPPALLRPGTRVRFTEVCDG from the coding sequence GTGAGGAGGGTGCGCCGCTGCGGGGACACCGCGCTCCTGGTGGAGCTCGGCCGGCTGGAGGAGGTCGTCGCGCTGTACGAGGCGCTGACCGCCGAGCCCGTGCCGGGCGTCACCGACGTCCTCCCGGCGGCGCGCACCCTGCTGATCCGCTGCGACTCGCCCGCCGGGCTGGGCGCGGCCGAGTCGGCGGTCCACGCCGCCCGGCCCGCCGCCGGACGGCCGGCGCGGGCGGGCGAGGTGGAGATCCCGGTCGTGTACGACGGCGCCGACCTGGCCGGCGTGGCCGCGCTGACCGGGCTGTCGGAGCGGGAGGTGGTGGCCGCGCACACCGGGACCCCGTGGACGGTGGCGTTCTGCGGGTTCGCCCCCGGGTTCGGCTACCTTTCCGGCGGTGACCCTCGGCTGGTCGTGCCGCGCCGCCCGGAGCCGCGCGTCCGGGTGCCGGCCGGGTCGGTGGCGCTGGCGGCCGAGTTCAGCGCCGTCTACCCGCGCGAGTCGCCCGGCGGCTGGCGGCTCATCGGGCGCACCGCGCTCGCGGTGTGGGACCTCGCCGCCGATCCGCCCGCCCTCCTGCGCCCCGGCACCCGCGTACGGTTCACCGAGGTGTGCGATGGGTGA
- a CDS encoding DUF429 domain-containing protein — MLTVGVDLAAEAARTAVAWLDWQAGRARLDRVVVRADDDLVVEAVLGAGKAGLDCPLGWPDRFVDFVSAHRAGHVRVPEGLAGRVWRRDLALRVTDQVVHEQTGLTPLSVSADRIGHATMRCAGLLAELARRGRTVDRRGGGAVVEVYPAACLKRWELPYWGYKRAADLAALGRLVDRLLEAAPWLDLGGYEQVCRASDDATDAVVCALAARAAALGLVTVPTADQAGAAGTEGWIALPTTPLDRLVTAG, encoded by the coding sequence ATGCTGACGGTCGGCGTGGATCTCGCGGCGGAGGCCGCGCGGACCGCGGTGGCATGGCTCGACTGGCAGGCAGGCCGCGCCCGGCTCGACAGGGTTGTGGTCCGGGCGGACGACGACCTGGTCGTCGAGGCGGTCCTGGGCGCCGGCAAGGCCGGGCTCGACTGCCCGCTCGGCTGGCCCGACAGGTTCGTCGACTTCGTCAGCGCCCACCGGGCCGGGCACGTCCGGGTGCCGGAGGGGCTGGCGGGGCGGGTCTGGCGTCGGGACCTGGCGCTCCGGGTCACCGACCAGGTGGTGCACGAGCAGACCGGGCTGACGCCGCTGAGCGTGTCCGCCGATCGGATCGGGCACGCCACCATGCGCTGCGCCGGGTTGCTCGCCGAGCTGGCGCGGCGGGGCCGGACGGTCGACCGGCGGGGCGGCGGGGCCGTGGTGGAGGTCTACCCGGCGGCCTGCCTGAAGCGGTGGGAGCTCCCGTACTGGGGGTACAAGCGCGCCGCCGACCTGGCCGCGCTCGGCCGGCTCGTCGACCGGCTGCTGGAGGCGGCGCCGTGGCTGGACCTGGGCGGCTACGAGCAGGTGTGCCGTGCCTCGGACGACGCCACCGACGCCGTCGTCTGCGCCCTCGCCGCCCGCGCGGCGGCCCTCGGTCTGGTCACCGTGCCGACGGCGGACCAGGCCGGCGCGGCGGGCACCGAGGGCTGGATCGCCCTGCCGACCACGCCCCTGGACCGGCTCGTCACAGCCGGGTGA
- a CDS encoding dienelactone hydrolase family protein: protein MTVVEESLRVPVADAVLDADVATPARPRGVVMFAHGSGSGRHSPRNRYVAACLQAAGLATVLADLLTPAEERIDTVSRELRFDIGLLSDRMTELVDWAGGVDWLPAGTPGGDAPDGRPAIGLFGASTGAAAALVTAARRPSEVRAVVSRGGRPDLACAVLPEVRQPTLLVVGGNDTVVIELNRQALRLLAGEARMEIVPGASHLFEEKGALEEVARLACDWFLTRL, encoded by the coding sequence ATGACAGTCGTCGAGGAGAGTCTGCGCGTTCCCGTGGCCGACGCGGTCCTGGACGCGGATGTCGCCACGCCCGCTCGGCCGAGGGGCGTGGTGATGTTCGCGCACGGCAGCGGCAGCGGCCGCCACAGCCCGCGCAACCGCTACGTCGCCGCCTGTCTACAGGCGGCCGGCCTGGCGACCGTGCTGGCCGACCTGCTCACCCCGGCCGAGGAACGGATCGACACGGTGAGCCGCGAGCTGCGGTTCGACATCGGCCTGCTCTCCGACCGGATGACCGAGCTGGTCGACTGGGCGGGGGGCGTCGACTGGCTCCCGGCGGGCACGCCCGGCGGCGACGCCCCGGACGGCAGGCCGGCCATCGGGCTGTTCGGCGCGAGCACCGGGGCGGCCGCCGCGCTGGTGACCGCCGCCCGCCGCCCCTCCGAGGTGCGGGCGGTCGTGTCGCGGGGCGGGCGGCCCGACCTGGCCTGCGCCGTCCTGCCCGAGGTGCGCCAGCCCACGCTGCTCGTCGTCGGCGGCAACGACACGGTGGTCATCGAGCTGAACCGGCAGGCGCTGCGGCTGCTGGCCGGTGAGGCCCGCATGGAGATCGTGCCGGGCGCGTCCCACCTGTTCGAGGAGAAGGGCGCCCTGGAGGAGGTCGCCCGCCTGGCGTGCGACTGGTTCCTCACCCGGCTGTGA
- a CDS encoding RNHCP domain-containing protein, with amino-acid sequence MPRRKPVAARPQRRKDPRRGEPREAFRCVGCRLDVPVDAPGTAHRNHCPHCLTSLHVDHRVPGDRRAGCRGRMVALSVTVRGDGEWLIIHHCEACGVLSANRIAGDDNALALLRIAIRPLSDGRMPVSALLAL; translated from the coding sequence ATGCCGCGCCGCAAACCGGTCGCGGCCCGGCCGCAACGGCGCAAGGACCCGCGGCGGGGCGAGCCCCGTGAGGCGTTCCGGTGCGTCGGCTGCCGGCTCGACGTGCCGGTCGACGCACCTGGCACGGCCCACCGCAACCACTGCCCGCACTGCCTGACCAGCCTGCACGTCGACCACCGGGTGCCGGGTGACCGGCGGGCGGGCTGCCGGGGGCGCATGGTGGCGCTCAGTGTCACCGTGCGCGGCGACGGCGAGTGGCTGATCATCCACCACTGCGAGGCGTGCGGCGTGCTGAGCGCCAACCGCATCGCGGGCGACGACAACGCGCTCGCCCTGCTGCGCATCGCCATCCGGCCGTTGTCCGACGGCCGGATGCCCGTCAGCGCCCTGCTGGCGCTGTAG
- a CDS encoding RNHCP domain-containing protein translates to MSTNDKTRTITATFTCVRCGLTVTVTAPDGGRRNHCPSCLHSLHVLDRVEGGPSECRSRMNPISIAVLRSGAWMVIHRCARCGELTSNPIAGDDNQLILMRMAVRPLAQPPFPLEAFGDL, encoded by the coding sequence GTGTCCACCAACGACAAGACCCGTACCATCACTGCTACCTTCACCTGCGTCCGCTGCGGACTCACCGTCACCGTCACCGCTCCCGACGGCGGCCGGCGCAACCACTGCCCGAGCTGCCTGCACTCCCTGCACGTCCTCGACCGGGTCGAGGGCGGGCCGTCGGAGTGCCGGTCGCGGATGAACCCGATCTCCATCGCGGTGCTGCGCAGCGGCGCCTGGATGGTAATCCACCGGTGCGCCCGCTGCGGCGAGCTCACCTCCAACCCGATCGCCGGTGACGACAACCAGCTCATCCTCATGCGGATGGCGGTGCGTCCGCTGGCCCAGCCGCCGTTCCCGCTGGAAGCGTTCGGAGACCTGTGA